From one Esox lucius isolate fEsoLuc1 chromosome 11, fEsoLuc1.pri, whole genome shotgun sequence genomic stretch:
- the pglyrp6 gene encoding peptidoglycan recognition protein 6 isoform X2 has translation MEQQWIWCLAILMVSVHSDAEVSLSQHMDDFISVVEQVENRNAGLDPLAVLRGLRRAAGHTDEFIQHFLGTIKEDGISEVPVMDSHVSDFIGRALLHSVTEKGREEGVVLTADGTTVAVSPVLLGIEAGLLPKARSHVRGWYPLTLARNLGLSFQHYHRSVHSQRLGPDGCWDKVTSPQAFTLSDRPSFATDAMVNGGMDGMILGKKVSAQSWRPLKLSSLLRGYYCHRLDREGLDAAPRLISRLRRENFRKLVRPSILQKQVVKSLVVHQRLIHNTTMLSQEKKELTAVVKEGIQEFVHRYMECPAIIPRCHWGAEPYRGTPTLLSLPLSFMYIHHTYQPSQPCLSFQQCSADMRSMQRFHQDDRGWDDIGYSFVAGSDGYLYEGRGWHWRGAHTKGYNSKGYGVSFIGDYTSSLPSQQTMELVRDRLASCAVSGGRLTGNFTIHGHRQLVNTTCPGDALYSEITGWKHFGVRTQYLSINI, from the exons ATGGAACAACAATGGATATGGTGTCTGGCCATTCTCATGGTCAGTGTTCACTCTGATGCAGAAG TCTCATTATCCCAGCATATGGATGATTTCATCAGCGTGGTGGAGCAggtggaaaacagaaatgctggaCTAGATCCATTAGCTGTTTTGAGAGGCCTGCGCAGGGCAGCCGGTCATACAGATGAATTCATTCAACACTTCTTGGGCACTATCAAGGAGGACGGCATCTCAGAGGTACCTGTCATGGACTCCCATGTCTCAGATTTCATTGGTAGGGCTTTGCTCCACAGTGTGACAGAGAAGGGCAGGGAGGAAGGGGTGGTCCTTACTGCTGATGGCACAACGGTTGCTGTGAGCCCAGTCCTGCTGGGTATTGAAGCTGGGCTACTGCCTAAGGCAAGGTCTCATGTCCGTGGCTGGTATCCGCTCACTCTGGCCAGGAACCTGGGCCTGTCCTTCCAGCACTACCACAGATCTGTCCACTCCCAACGCCTGGGCCCTGACGGATGCTGGGACAAGGTGACTTCGCCTCAGGCCTTCACCCTTTCTGACAGGCCTTCCTTTGCAACTGATGCCATGGTCAACGGGGGTATGGACGGTATGATTCTGGGCAAGAAGGTCTCAGCTCAGTCGTGGCGTCCTCTTAAGCTGAGCAGCCTGCTGAGGGGGTACTACTGTCACCGCCTGGACAGGGAAGGACTGGACGCTGCTCCCCGCCTCATCAGCCGCCTACGCCGAGAGAACTTCAGGAAACTGGTCAGACCTTCAATCCTACAGAAGCAGGTGGTGAAATCCCTGGTGGTACATCAGAGACTGATCCACAACACTACCATGTTGTCTCAGGAAAAGAAAGAGCTGACAGCTGTAGTCAAGGAAGGGATACAGGAATTTGTCCACAGATACATGG AATGTCCAGCCATCATCCCACGCTGTCACTGGGGGGCGGAGCCATATCGGGGAACTCCCAccctcctgtccctccccctctcattcaTGTACATCCACCATACTTACCAACCCAGCCAGCCATGTTTGTCTTTCCAGCAGTGCTCTGCAGACATGAGGTCCATGCAACGTTTTCACCAGGATGACCGCGGATGGGATGATATTGGATACAG CTTTGTGGCAGGCTCTGATGGGTACCTCTATGAGGGGCGTGGGTGGCACTGGCGAGGGGCCCACACCAAGGGCTACAACTCCAAGGGCTACGGGGTGTCATTCATCGGTGACTACACCTCCAGCCTGCCATCACAGCAGACCATGGAGCTTGTGAGAGATCGTCTGGCATCCTGTGCTGTGAGCGGTGGCCGTCTGACTGGCAACTTCACTATTCACGGGCACAGACAGCTGGTTAATACTACCTGCCCTGGAGATGCTTTATACTCAGAGATCACAGGCTGGAAGCACTTTGGGGTAAGAACACAGTATTTGTCTATCAATATCTGA
- the pglyrp6 gene encoding peptidoglycan recognition protein 6 isoform X1, producing MEKQWTWCLAFLMVMVSVHSDAEVSLTQHMDDFISVVEQVENRNAGLDPLAVLRGLRRAAGHTDEFIQHFLGTIKEDGISEVPVMDSHVSDFIGRALLHSVTEKGREEGVVLTADGTTVAVSPVLLGIEAGLLPKARSHVRGWYPLTLARNLGLSFQHYHRSVHSQRLGPDGCWDKVTSPQAFTLSDRPSFATDAMVNGGMDGMILGKKVSAQSRRPLKLSSLLRGYYCHRLDREGLDAAPRLISRLRRENFRKLVRPSILQKQVVKSLVVHQKLIHNTTMLSQEKKELTAVVKEGIKEFVQRYMECPAIIPRCHWGAEPYRGTPTLLSLPLSFMYIHHTYQPSQPCLSFQQCSADMRSMQRFHQDDRGWDDIGYSFVAGSDGYLYEGRGWHWRGAHTKGYNSKGYGVSFIGDYTSSLPSQQTMELVRDRLASCAVSGGRLTGNFTIHGHRQLVNTTCPGDALYSEITGWKHFGVRTQYLSINI from the exons ATGGAAAAACAATGGACATGGTGTCTGGCCTTTCTCATGGTCATGGTCAGTGTTCACTCTGATGCAGAAG TCTCATTAACCCAGCATATGGATGATTTCATCAGCGTGGTGGAGCAggtggaaaacagaaatgctggaCTAGATCCATTAGCTGTTTTGAGAGGCCTGCGCAGGGCAGCCGGTCATACAGATGAATTCATTCAACACTTCTTGGGCACTATCAAGGAGGACGGCATCTCAGAGGTACCTGTCATGGACTCCCATGTCTCAGATTTCATTGGTAGGGCTTTGCTCCACAGCGTGACAGAGAAGGGCAGGGAGGAAGGGGTGGTCCTTACTGCTGATGGCACAACGGTTGCTGTGAGCCCAGTCCTGCTGGGTATTGAAGCTGGGCTACTGCCTAAGGCAAGGTCTCATGTCCGTGGCTGGTATCCGCTCACTCTGGCCAGGAACCTGGGCCTGTCCTTCCAGCACTACCACAGATCTGTCCACTCCCAACGCCTGGGCCCTGACGGATGCTGGGACAAGGTGACTTCGCCTCAGGCCTTCACCCTTTCTGACAGGCCTTCCTTTGCAACTGATGCCATGGTCAACGGGGGTATGGACGGTATGATTCTGGGCAAGAAGGTCTCAGCTCAGTCGCGGCGTCCTCTTAAGCTGAGCAGCCTACTGAGGGGGTACTACTGTCACCGCCTGGACAGGGAAGGACTGGACGCTGCTCCCCGCCTCATCAGCCGCCTACGCCGAGAGAACTTCAGGAAACTGGTCAGACCTTCAATCCTACAGAAGCAGGTGGTGAAATCCCTGGTGGTACATCAGAAACTGATCCACAACACTACCATGCTGTCTCAGGAAAAGAAAGAGCTGACAGCTGTAGTCAAGGAAGGGATAAAGGAATTTGTTCAAAGATACATGG AATGTCCAGCCATCATCCCACGCTGTCACTGGGGGGCGGAGCCATATCGGGGAACTCCCAccctcctgtccctccccctctcattcaTGTACATCCACCATACTTACCAACCCAGCCAGCCATGTTTGTCTTTCCAGCAGTGCTCTGCAGACATGAGGTCCATGCAACGTTTTCACCAGGATGACCGCGGATGGGATGATATTGGATACAG CTTTGTGGCAGGCTCTGATGGGTACCTCTATGAGGGGCGTGGGTGGCACTGGCGAGGGGCCCACACCAAGGGCTACAACTCCAAGGGCTACGGGGTGTCATTCATCGGTGACTACACCTCCAGCCTGCCATCACAGCAGACCATGGAGCTTGTGAGAGATCGTCTGGCATCCTGTGCTGTGAGCGGTGGCCGTCTGACTGGCAACTTCACTATTCACGGGCACAGACAGCTGGTTAATACTACCTGCCCTGGAGATGCTTTATACTCAGAGATCACAGGCTGGAAGCACTTTGGGGTAAGAACACAGTATTTGTCTATCAATATCTGA
- the pglyrp6 gene encoding peptidoglycan recognition protein 6 isoform X4 encodes MEKQWTWCLAFLMVMVSVHSDAEVSLTQHMDDFISVVEQVENRNAGLDPLAVLRGLRRAAGHTDEFIQHFLGTIKEDGISEVPVMDSHVSDFIGRALLHSVTEKGREEGVVLTADGTTVAVSPVLLGIEAGLLPKARSHVRGWYPLTLARNLGLSFQHYHRSVHSQRLGPDGCWDKVTSPQAFTLSDRPSFATDAMVNGGMDGMILGKKVSAQSRRPLKLSSLLRGYYCHRLDREGLDAAPRLISRLRRENFRKLVRPSILQKQVVKSLVVHQKLIHNTTMLSQEKKELTAVVKEGIKEFVQRYMECPAIIPRCHWGAEPYRGTPTLLSLPLSFMYIHHTYQPSQPCLSFQQCSADMRSMQRFHQDDRGWDDIGYSFVAGSDGYLYEGRGWHWRGAHTKGYNSKGYGVSFIGDYTSSLPSQQTMELVRDRLASCAVSGGRLTGNFTIHGHRQLVNTTCPGDALYSEITGWKHFGVV; translated from the exons ATGGAAAAACAATGGACATGGTGTCTGGCCTTTCTCATGGTCATGGTCAGTGTTCACTCTGATGCAGAAG TCTCATTAACCCAGCATATGGATGATTTCATCAGCGTGGTGGAGCAggtggaaaacagaaatgctggaCTAGATCCATTAGCTGTTTTGAGAGGCCTGCGCAGGGCAGCCGGTCATACAGATGAATTCATTCAACACTTCTTGGGCACTATCAAGGAGGACGGCATCTCAGAGGTACCTGTCATGGACTCCCATGTCTCAGATTTCATTGGTAGGGCTTTGCTCCACAGCGTGACAGAGAAGGGCAGGGAGGAAGGGGTGGTCCTTACTGCTGATGGCACAACGGTTGCTGTGAGCCCAGTCCTGCTGGGTATTGAAGCTGGGCTACTGCCTAAGGCAAGGTCTCATGTCCGTGGCTGGTATCCGCTCACTCTGGCCAGGAACCTGGGCCTGTCCTTCCAGCACTACCACAGATCTGTCCACTCCCAACGCCTGGGCCCTGACGGATGCTGGGACAAGGTGACTTCGCCTCAGGCCTTCACCCTTTCTGACAGGCCTTCCTTTGCAACTGATGCCATGGTCAACGGGGGTATGGACGGTATGATTCTGGGCAAGAAGGTCTCAGCTCAGTCGCGGCGTCCTCTTAAGCTGAGCAGCCTACTGAGGGGGTACTACTGTCACCGCCTGGACAGGGAAGGACTGGACGCTGCTCCCCGCCTCATCAGCCGCCTACGCCGAGAGAACTTCAGGAAACTGGTCAGACCTTCAATCCTACAGAAGCAGGTGGTGAAATCCCTGGTGGTACATCAGAAACTGATCCACAACACTACCATGCTGTCTCAGGAAAAGAAAGAGCTGACAGCTGTAGTCAAGGAAGGGATAAAGGAATTTGTTCAAAGATACATGG AATGTCCAGCCATCATCCCACGCTGTCACTGGGGGGCGGAGCCATATCGGGGAACTCCCAccctcctgtccctccccctctcattcaTGTACATCCACCATACTTACCAACCCAGCCAGCCATGTTTGTCTTTCCAGCAGTGCTCTGCAGACATGAGGTCCATGCAACGTTTTCACCAGGATGACCGCGGATGGGATGATATTGGATACAG CTTTGTGGCAGGCTCTGATGGGTACCTCTATGAGGGGCGTGGGTGGCACTGGCGAGGGGCCCACACCAAGGGCTACAACTCCAAGGGCTACGGGGTGTCATTCATCGGTGACTACACCTCCAGCCTGCCATCACAGCAGACCATGGAGCTTGTGAGAGATCGTCTGGCATCCTGTGCTGTGAGCGGTGGCCGTCTGACTGGCAACTTCACTATTCACGGGCACAGACAGCTGGTTAATACTACCTGCCCTGGAGATGCTTTATACTCAGAGATCACAGGCTGGAAGCACTTTGGG GTGGTTTAA
- the pglyrp6 gene encoding peptidoglycan recognition protein 6 isoform X3, whose translation MEQQWIWCLAILMVSVHSDAEVSLSQHMDDFISVVEQVENRNAGLDPLAVLRGLRRAAGHTDEFIQHFLGTIKEDGISEVPVMDSHVSDFIGRALLHSVTEKGREEGVVLTADGTTVAVSPVLLGIEAGLLPKARSHVRGWYPLTLARNLGLSFQHYHRSVHSQRLGPDGCWDKVTSPQAFTLSDRPSFATDAMVNGGMDGMILGKKVSAQSWRPLKLSSLLRGYYCHRLDREGLDAAPRLISRLRRENFRKLVRPSILQKQVVKSLVVHQRLIHNTTMLSQEKKELTAVVKEGIQEFVHRYMECPAIIPRCHWGAEPYRGTPTLLSLPLSFMYIHHTHTPSQPCLSFQQCSADMRSMQRFHQNDRGWDDIGYSFVAGSDGYLYEGRGWHWQGAHTKGYNSKGYGVSFIGDYTSSLPSQQTMELVRDRLASCAVSGGRLTGNFTIHGHRQLVKTSCPGDALYSEIGGWKHFGVVQN comes from the exons ATGGAACAACAATGGATATGGTGTCTGGCCATTCTCATGGTCAGTGTTCACTCTGATGCAGAAG TCTCATTATCCCAGCATATGGATGATTTCATCAGCGTGGTGGAGCAggtggaaaacagaaatgctggaCTAGATCCATTAGCTGTTTTGAGAGGCCTGCGCAGGGCAGCCGGTCATACAGATGAATTCATTCAACACTTCTTGGGCACTATCAAGGAGGACGGCATCTCAGAGGTACCTGTCATGGACTCCCATGTCTCAGATTTCATTGGTAGGGCTTTGCTCCACAGTGTGACAGAGAAGGGCAGGGAGGAAGGGGTGGTCCTTACTGCTGATGGCACAACGGTTGCTGTGAGCCCAGTCCTGCTGGGTATTGAAGCTGGGCTACTGCCTAAGGCAAGGTCTCATGTCCGTGGCTGGTATCCGCTCACTCTGGCCAGGAACCTGGGCCTGTCCTTCCAGCACTACCACAGATCTGTCCACTCCCAACGCCTGGGCCCTGACGGATGCTGGGACAAGGTGACTTCGCCTCAGGCCTTCACCCTTTCTGACAGGCCTTCCTTTGCAACTGATGCCATGGTCAACGGGGGTATGGACGGTATGATTCTGGGCAAGAAGGTCTCAGCTCAGTCGTGGCGTCCTCTTAAGCTGAGCAGCCTGCTGAGGGGGTACTACTGTCACCGCCTGGACAGGGAAGGACTGGACGCTGCTCCCCGCCTCATCAGCCGCCTACGCCGAGAGAACTTCAGGAAACTGGTCAGACCTTCAATCCTACAGAAGCAGGTGGTGAAATCCCTGGTGGTACATCAGAGACTGATCCACAACACTACCATGTTGTCTCAGGAAAAGAAAGAGCTGACAGCTGTAGTCAAGGAAGGGATACAGGAATTTGTCCACAGATACATGG AATGTCCAGCCATCATCCCACGCTGTCACTGGGGGGCGGAGCCATATCGGGGAACTCCCAccctcctgtccctccccctctcattcaTGTACATCCACCATACTCACACCCCCAGCCAGCCATGTTTGTCTTTCCAGCAGTGCTCTGCAGACATGAGGTCCATGCAACGTTTTCACCAGAATGACCGCGGATGGGATGATATTGGATACAG CTTTGTGGCAGGCTCTGATGGGTACCTCTATGAGGGGCGTGGGTGGCACTGGCAAGGGGCCCACACCAAGGGCTACAACTCCAAGGGCTACGGGGTGTCATTCATCGGTGACTACACCTCCAGCCTGCCATCACAGCAGACCATGGAGCTTGTGAGAGATCGTCTGGCATCCTGTGCTGTGAGCGGTGGCCGACTGACAGGCAACTTCACTATTCACGGGCACAGACAGCTGGTTAAGACTTCCTGCCCTGGAGATGCTTTATACTCAGAGATCGGAGGCTGGAAGCACTTTGGG GTGGTTCAAAACTGA